From Woronichinia naegeliana WA131, the proteins below share one genomic window:
- the leuS gene encoding leucine--tRNA ligase: MVSQYNAADIEQKWQKSWTELGLDQTPTDSDQLKYYALSMFPYPSGSLHMGHVRNYTITDVIARVKRMQGYQVLHPMGWDAFGLPAENAAIDRGVPPAQWTYQNIAQMKEQLQQLGLSLDWEREVATCSSDYYRWTQWLFLQFYEAGLAYQKESAVNWDPIDQTVLANEQVDNEGRSWRSGAKVERKLLRQWFFKITDYAEQLLTDLDKLTGWPDRVKTMQANWIGKSVGAYLEFPIKDSTEKIAVFTTRPDTVYGVTYVVLAPEHPLTALVTTAAQKATVEAFIEEVASESEIERTAEDKPKRGVLTGGIAVNPFNGEEIPILIADYVLYEYGTGAVMGVPAHDVRDFKFAKENDLPIQVVILPDENADTELKAAYTEAGIMVNSADFTGMDSIKAKTAIIEYAEKNGYGKARVQYRLRDWLISRQRYWGCPIPVIHCETCGTVPVPDADLPVKLPDQVEFSGRGPSPLAKLSDWVDVPCPCCGQPAKRETDTMDTFIDSSWYFLRYTDAQNSQQVFDRDRVNHWMGVDQYVGGIEHAILHLLYSRFFTKVLRDRGLVNVDEPFNKLLTQGMVQGLTYKNPKTGKYVIAKDLETGKLLIDPSNPTDPETGEKLQVFYEKMSKSKYNGIDPQEVLAKYGADTARMFILFKAPPEKDLEWDDADVEGQFRFLNRVWRLVADYAEKAVKPVTAKNLSKVEKDLRRSIHQAIKEIAEDLDGDYQFNTAISEMMKLSNALSSATCMESSVYREGIETLLILMSPFAPHITEELWQLLGHQSSIHQQNWLTFDPDALVVDEITLVIQIMGKTRGTIQVPASATKEELEKYALSSEIAQKYLQGKEIKKAIVVPGKLVNFVAS; encoded by the coding sequence GTGGTATCTCAATATAACGCTGCTGACATCGAACAAAAATGGCAAAAATCCTGGACGGAGTTGGGACTAGACCAAACGCCGACGGATTCCGATCAGCTGAAATACTATGCGCTGTCTATGTTTCCCTACCCCTCTGGCAGTCTGCACATGGGTCACGTTCGCAACTACACCATTACCGACGTGATCGCCCGTGTTAAACGAATGCAGGGGTATCAAGTCTTACATCCGATGGGATGGGATGCCTTTGGTTTGCCCGCCGAAAATGCCGCTATCGATCGCGGTGTACCGCCGGCTCAGTGGACGTACCAAAATATTGCCCAGATGAAAGAACAATTGCAACAATTGGGGCTATCTTTGGACTGGGAACGGGAAGTGGCGACCTGCTCTTCTGACTATTACCGTTGGACACAGTGGTTATTTTTGCAATTCTATGAAGCGGGTTTAGCCTACCAAAAAGAATCGGCGGTGAATTGGGATCCCATTGACCAAACGGTTTTAGCCAATGAACAGGTAGATAATGAAGGCCGTTCCTGGCGATCGGGCGCGAAGGTAGAACGGAAATTATTGCGTCAATGGTTTTTCAAAATTACCGACTATGCCGAACAATTATTGACTGATTTAGACAAATTAACGGGTTGGCCCGATCGCGTCAAAACCATGCAGGCCAATTGGATCGGGAAATCCGTTGGAGCCTATTTGGAATTTCCGATCAAGGATAGTACGGAAAAAATCGCTGTTTTTACCACCCGTCCTGATACCGTCTATGGCGTGACCTATGTGGTACTCGCTCCTGAACATCCCCTCACCGCTTTGGTGACGACTGCCGCGCAAAAGGCAACGGTAGAAGCTTTTATTGAAGAAGTAGCCAGTGAAAGCGAGATTGAGCGTACTGCTGAAGACAAACCCAAGCGGGGTGTATTAACGGGGGGAATCGCAGTCAATCCTTTTAATGGCGAAGAAATTCCCATTTTGATTGCTGATTATGTATTGTATGAGTACGGAACAGGAGCCGTGATGGGGGTTCCCGCCCACGATGTCCGCGATTTTAAGTTTGCCAAGGAAAATGATTTGCCCATTCAGGTGGTGATTTTGCCTGACGAGAATGCCGATACAGAACTAAAGGCAGCCTATACGGAAGCAGGGATTATGGTTAATTCCGCAGACTTTACGGGCATGGATTCTATCAAAGCAAAAACGGCGATTATTGAGTATGCAGAAAAGAACGGTTATGGTAAAGCACGAGTACAGTATCGTTTGCGGGATTGGTTGATTTCGCGGCAACGGTATTGGGGTTGTCCCATTCCCGTGATCCATTGCGAGACTTGCGGTACAGTTCCCGTTCCCGATGCGGATTTGCCCGTAAAATTGCCCGATCAAGTGGAATTTAGCGGTCGTGGCCCTTCGCCTTTAGCAAAATTAAGCGATTGGGTTGATGTACCTTGTCCCTGTTGTGGTCAGCCCGCTAAACGGGAAACGGATACGATGGACACGTTTATTGACTCGTCCTGGTACTTTTTGCGTTACACCGATGCTCAGAATTCCCAACAGGTTTTTGACCGCGATCGCGTTAATCATTGGATGGGAGTCGATCAATATGTGGGCGGTATTGAACACGCCATTTTACATTTACTTTATTCCCGTTTCTTTACCAAAGTTCTCCGCGATCGGGGTTTAGTCAATGTGGATGAACCCTTCAATAAATTGTTAACCCAGGGTATGGTTCAGGGGCTAACTTATAAGAATCCAAAGACAGGTAAATATGTCATTGCTAAAGACTTAGAAACGGGTAAATTATTAATTGATCCCAGTAATCCCACTGACCCAGAAACAGGGGAAAAACTGCAAGTTTTCTATGAGAAAATGTCCAAATCTAAATACAATGGCATTGATCCGCAAGAGGTTTTAGCTAAATATGGAGCCGACACAGCGCGGATGTTTATTCTCTTTAAAGCTCCTCCCGAAAAAGATTTAGAATGGGATGATGCAGACGTAGAAGGTCAATTTCGTTTTCTCAATCGGGTCTGGCGATTAGTAGCGGACTATGCTGAAAAAGCGGTTAAACCTGTGACGGCCAAAAATTTAAGTAAAGTGGAAAAAGATTTACGTCGTTCCATTCACCAAGCGATTAAAGAAATTGCGGAAGACTTAGACGGGGATTATCAATTTAATACGGCTATTTCCGAGATGATGAAACTCAGTAATGCCCTCAGTTCGGCGACTTGTATGGAGTCCTCTGTTTATCGAGAAGGCATTGAAACCCTATTAATTTTAATGTCTCCTTTTGCGCCCCATATCACCGAAGAATTGTGGCAATTATTGGGTCATCAAAGTTCTATTCATCAGCAAAATTGGTTAACTTTTGATCCCGATGCGTTAGTAGTAGATGAAATTACTTTAGTCATTCAAATTATGGGTAAAACTAGGGGAACGATTCAGGTTCCAGCCAGTGCAACTAAAGAGGAGTTAGAAAAGTATGCTCTTAGCTCTGAAATTGCCCAAAAGTATCTACAAGGGAAGGAGATTAAAAAGGCGATCGTTGTGCCTGGTAAGTTAGTTAATTTTGTTGCAAGTTAA
- a CDS encoding DUF2283 domain-containing protein — MDDILYLDQCSPYPEQRSEEIGDEIVARFNPESGNIENLEILFFSKRLESQIQFELPLTAQFSLENMTINHNQNSLVL, encoded by the coding sequence ATGGATGACATTCTTTATCTGGATCAATGTTCACCCTATCCTGAACAAAGATCTGAAGAGATTGGCGATGAAATTGTCGCTCGTTTTAATCCTGAGAGTGGCAATATTGAAAATTTAGAGATTTTATTTTTCTCTAAACGTTTGGAATCTCAAATACAATTTGAATTACCATTAACGGCACAATTTTCTTTGGAGAATATGACTATTAATCACAATCAAAATTCTTTGGTTTTGTGA
- a CDS encoding nucleotidyltransferase domain-containing protein yields the protein MNLAISLPIENLQLFCQHWQIQELAVFGSVLREDFQLNESDVDFLAVFKPSSHWSLLDRVRMESELELLLARPVDLLDREEVEQSPNWLRRQAILGSAKVIYAA from the coding sequence ATGAATTTAGCGATTTCTTTACCAATAGAAAATTTACAATTATTCTGTCAGCATTGGCAAATTCAAGAGTTGGCGGTTTTTGGTTCGGTTTTGCGTGAAGATTTTCAACTAAATGAAAGTGATGTGGATTTTTTAGCAGTGTTTAAGCCGTCTTCTCATTGGAGTTTATTAGATCGTGTGCGGATGGAAAGTGAGTTAGAATTGTTGCTGGCTCGTCCTGTGGATTTATTGGATCGAGAGGAGGTTGAACAAAGTCCAAATTGGTTACGCCGTCAAGCAATTCTTGGATCAGCAAAGGTGATTTATGCTGCGTGA
- a CDS encoding helix-turn-helix domain-containing protein, with protein MVKYTTLSEELSQLSMERQEAIRLRASEIYLEEITLGQIGEKLGLSSSDLATFLDRQFDQKQSLELNSLRLMVKALGGTMEIIVRLPNQEPLIIGD; from the coding sequence ATGGTAAAATATACAACTCTATCTGAAGAATTAAGTCAACTTTCAATGGAAAGACAAGAGGCTATTCGATTAAGGGCTTCCGAAATTTACTTGGAAGAAATTACCCTTGGACAAATCGGAGAGAAATTAGGTTTGTCTTCATCTGATTTAGCTACATTTCTTGATAGACAATTCGATCAAAAACAAAGCTTAGAGTTAAATTCACTTCGATTGATGGTTAAAGCTTTGGGAGGTACAATGGAAATTATTGTCAGGTTGCCAAATCAAGAACCGTTAATTATTGGCGATTAA
- a CDS encoding DUF86 domain-containing protein, translated as MLRDQATLLDIVRFAEEILDLTKGMDEMIFANSRSTQLAVLYEIAVLGEAVKRLSSEFREDHPEIPWKEIAGMRDKVIHQYDRVRIPVVWQVVIVDIPELLDQLKPLLPREI; from the coding sequence ATGCTGCGTGATCAAGCGACGCTTCTAGATATTGTTCGTTTTGCCGAAGAAATTCTTGATTTAACGAAGGGAATGGATGAAATGATTTTTGCGAATAGTCGTTCCACTCAACTGGCGGTACTGTATGAAATTGCTGTTTTGGGAGAAGCAGTTAAGCGTCTTTCTTCTGAGTTTCGAGAGGATCATCCTGAAATTCCCTGGAAAGAGATCGCGGGAATGCGTGATAAGGTCATTCATCAATATGATCGTGTTAGAATTCCAGTAGTTTGGCAAGTCGTGATAGTTGATATTCCTGAGTTACTGGATCAACTTAAACCCTTGTTACCGCGAGAAATTTAA
- a CDS encoding type II toxin-antitoxin system mRNA interferase toxin, RelE/StbE family — translation MKVVWSSGFKRSFKKITKKNSRLSDKIIETLKLLAVDPFTPSLKSHKLAGHMEGLWSCSVAYDCRIIFDISEDGQLLEMVILLIDVGSHDQVY, via the coding sequence ATGAAAGTTGTTTGGAGTAGTGGATTTAAGCGATCCTTTAAAAAAATTACCAAGAAAAATTCTCGACTCAGTGACAAAATTATTGAGACTTTAAAATTATTGGCGGTTGATCCTTTTACTCCTTCTTTAAAATCTCATAAATTAGCAGGTCACATGGAGGGTTTATGGTCTTGTTCTGTTGCCTATGATTGCAGAATTATTTTCGATATTTCCGAAGACGGTCAATTATTAGAAATGGTTATTTTATTAATTGATGTTGGCAGCCATGACCAAGTTTATTAA
- a CDS encoding type II toxin-antitoxin system RelE/ParE family toxin, whose product MKWNIIFDPDFRIWFYQQERGLQNEIFAVLTVLAEFVPNLGRPRVDTLEGSSFKNMKEIRIQHQGNPWRVLFIFDPQRQAILLVGGNKSGKKRWYKENIPIAEKRYKNYLKTLEDQS is encoded by the coding sequence ATGAAATGGAATATTATTTTTGATCCCGATTTTAGAATCTGGTTTTATCAACAAGAGCGAGGATTGCAGAATGAAATTTTTGCCGTATTAACTGTTTTAGCTGAGTTTGTCCCTAATCTGGGAAGACCACGAGTTGATACCTTAGAAGGCTCCTCTTTTAAAAATATGAAGGAGATTCGTATTCAGCATCAAGGTAATCCTTGGCGCGTTCTATTTATTTTTGATCCTCAAAGACAGGCTATTTTACTTGTCGGGGGGAACAAATCAGGTAAAAAGCGATGGTATAAAGAAAATATTCCTATCGCGGAAAAACGCTATAAAAATTATTTGAAAACCCTTGAGGATCAAAGCTAA